The DNA segment AACATGGCGGTGCCACTCAACGGCAGCAAATGAACGATTTGATGGGCGATGAAGAAATCGCGTTCCGGCCACGCAAGGTGGCGGTGACCGACCAGACAGTTCAGGCAGATGATCCTGCGTTTGCCGAGCAATTTGGTAAACAGTACCAGGCCGGCGTAAACAGTCCACAAACGCCGGCTGTCGACAATCAGAAACAGATCAATATCGTCGTCTGCCCGGCCGTTTTCGAAGGCGAGCGCTCCGGAAAGGGCCACGGTGCGCACGAACGGGAATTTACTGATGCGCGCCAAAATTCTGCGATGGCGCTGCAGCAAATGCCGGCTGAGCTCGCGCCGTTCCGCGCGCAATTCGGGCAGATGGCGGCGATCAGCCAGAAAGAAAAAGCCGCAGGACTCTGCGATCAGGCCGTGCTGATGCAGAAACTGCAAGGCAGCAGCGACTTCGACCGGGGTGGCGCGCACGCCCGGGAGGCCCTCGTGAATCTCCGCGCGCGCCAGGGGATAGTCAAACAAATCCGCATATGCCAGGGTGCGTAATGCCGCTTCGGCAACTACCCGCATTCTCTCCGGAGTCATTGCAAACGCAGCCATGCCATTGCGGCAGGCCGGAATGGCTGTGCCCTTTGCCGGGGGAAACATGCGAACGGAATTTTCTTTGGACAAACTTTCGTAAAACGCAACCATCTGTTCGGCCGTTTTGCGCCAGGTGAAGCGACGGGCATGCCGGCGGCCGTGGTGACAGAGTTCGCGGCGCAATTCCTGGTTGTCAACCAACTCCGCCATGCGGGCAGCCCATGCCCCGGCATCGTTGTCGCACAGCATGGCGCGGTGGCCTGCCAGTTCCCGCAGGGCGGAATTGTTCGCAGCCAGGGCAACGGCGCCACCGGCCATCGCCTCCAACAGCGGAAAGCCGAAGCCCTCATAGTGGGAGGGCAGAACTACCAATGCCGCAGCCTGATAAAGTGCGGGCAAATCCATTTCAGGCACGTACCCCAGCAGCCGGACGCGGCCGTGCAGGCAGTAAGCAGCCAGGGCCTGCTCGAGGGCGCGGGAGCCGTTGCCCGGTTGACCGGCGAGCAACAACACATGATCCCGCCGGCCGTTGAGAGCGAAGCGGCGAAAAGCTTCGATCAACATGCCGAGGTTTTTGCGCTTCTCGCAGGTTCCCACGAAAAGCAAATAAGGCGCGCCGCCGGCGTATTTTTGGCGCATGCTCTGCTTGTGCTCCTCGGGGACCGGGACAAAGAACTCTTCGTGTACGCCCGAGGCAATGACGGTCACGACGCCGTGGCGGTCAGGCAGTGACAGCCGGTGGGTGAAGCGGCGATAGTCGCGCGCCGTGGCTTTTGAAACAGCGAGAATATGATCGGCACGGCGTGCCGCCTGGGTGATCGCCGCCTGAAAATAGAGGCGCTTGCCCGCGGGATAAAATTCCGGATGGAGGAACACGCCCAAATCGTGAAAAGTCGAGACCAAACGCACGCCCGGCTGCGGGCGTGGCAGGGCGTAGTGCGTGCCATGCCAAATGTCCAGTTTGTGTCGCCGTGCGGAACTGCTCGCGCAGAAATGCTGCCAGACCAATCGCAGCGGGCGGGGGTAATTGGGGAGTTCCACCCGGTGCATGTTGGCTGGCAGATTGGTGAAGCGCGGTGCATCCTTTTTTTTCACGAATATGTAATACTCGTGATCGCGCTCCAGGCTTGCCAGCCCTCTGATGAGACCGAGTACGTAGCGTCCCGCTCCGGCCAGAGAAGGCGGCAGACAGGTTGCGTCAATTCCTATGCGCAATGCAAACTCACAGTTTGGATTTCGAGACGGTGAGTGAAGCAACGATGGCGCAGGCGCTTTCTTTCAGCTCAGCCCTTGCTTACGACAGCGCCGGCAGCATTCCCGTCATCCTGCAAAGCGCACGCCAGCGCCTTATTCTCGACGGCAATGCGCACTCGCAACAACGCAAGATTGATCAATGAAGCAGTTATCAAAGTCCACCACGCCTGAAAAAGCAATGGAATGAAAAAAATCTCAGCAATGACCACGCCATAATTGGGATGCTTGCACCAGCGGTATGGCCCGCGCTTGATCAAAGGCGCGGCGGGAATCACCAGAATCTTCGTGTTCCAAAAACGACCGAGTGTGGCCAGGCACCAATAGCGCAGTGCCTGGGCCGTCAGAAGCAAAGCCAGAATCACCGGCCAGTAGGGATGCAACTGTGGTCCGCGCAGGAATCCCTCCACGGCCAGGCCGGGCAAAAAAGCGGTGTGCAGCGCTACAATAAAACCATAATGATCGGCACCGAGTTCCACCGCTCCGTGTTGGCGCAGCCACTGCTCGTTGCGCCGGGCATGCCACAGCTCGAGCAGCCGCTGCACCACCAGCACCGCAAGCACCGCAAGCAGGAATGTTTGCGGTCCGCTCACAGGCAGCGCCCCAGGATCATTTCCGTGGAGAAGCCCGGTCCGAGCGTGGTCGCCAGGATGTGGCTTCCGCTTTTGTAATCGGACGATTGCAAATACTCGTGCCAGACGAAGAGCACGGTCGCGCTTGACATGTTGCCGTAGTCGCGCAAGACCTGCCGCATGTATTTTGTCTTGTGCGGTGGAATCTCGAGCGCTTCCGCGTAAGCCGCGATCACTTTGGCGCCACCGGGATGCGAAAGGAAAGCAGAAATGTCCTTTACTGCCATGCCCTGGGCGGCCAGAAACTGCTCAATGGCGGGCCGCGCCGATTCCCGCACGATGGTTGGAATATCCCTGGAGAACAGCACCTTCAAGCCGTCATCGTGCATTTCCCAGCCCATCACTTCCAGCGAATTGCGCCAAGTGATGGCGTTGGAGGCCAGAATCTGGATTGCAGGCGTCTGGTCATGCGGACAGGCATCACCGAGCAACAAGGCGGCGGCGGCACCATCTGCAAACAGCGAGGTGGCAACGAAATTGCTTTTTGAGAGATCCCGGCGGATGAAAGTCAGGCTGCACAATTCCAGCGCGATCACCACGGCGCGCCTGTCCGGATAGGCTTTCAACCAGTCGGCGGCGCGGGATAAACCCGCCACCCCGCCGGCACAACCCAGGCCCCAAAGCGGAGAACGCCTGACCGAAGACCGCAAAGGCAGCGTGTTGACGAGATGGGCATCAATGCTGGGAGTGGCGATGCCGGTGCTGGAAACGAAGAAAACGTGATCGATTTCCTCCGGCGCGAGCCGATGTTGCGCACACAGCCGGCGCACGGCTTCAGTGGCCAGCGCCACCGCCTGCTCGGTGTACAGTCGGTTTTTCTCGCTGAAACGGTGATCCTGGCCGTACCATTCCGCCGGCATGCAAAAATGGCGCTGTTCGATTTCAGCATGTTTAAAAATGGGCAAGAGGCGGGCAACATTGAGGACAGAGCCCCCAAAAAGCTGGCGGGCAAAATCACCTGCGACTTCCTGACGGTAAACAAAAGGCGGCACGATGGTCTCGATACCAACCAGCAAAGGCACCTCGCCGTCACTCCTTTAAATGATTGCAAGAACAGAGCAGAGACCTTACGATGAACGCGGCAGGAGATGGCATGAGAAAAAAATTATAAAAATATATACACGAAACCCCTCAAATGCAAGTGCAAGTTTTTTCCACAGTCATGGCGGTTGATCCGCCCTTGCTGGCCGTATGCGGCAGGCAGGCCATTCAAGCAACTTGAACTCGCTGCGCACCATATGCCTCATTCAAACCCCGGCATCGTAATTTTCGTGTGGCCTCTTTTGCCGCTATTTCGGTATATTGCCGGACTTTCGCCAGCTTGGATCACTGACCACCGAGCGTATGAAGCGCCACTGGTCGCTTCATCTGTTCGCCAGCCGGAGATGGAAGGATTTCATGATCATGCGCAAACGGCTGCCCCCGGACGTGATATTCGTCACTGCGGGGATTGCCACCGCACTCAGCTATGGCATGCTGGGTGGGGAAATCATGCCCGCGGCCCTGCATCTGCCGGAAGCGAGGGTGCCCTGGTTTCTGGCGCTCGTTGGCGCGCAGTTTGTCTTGTTGCTCACGGCTTTTGGGGCCCTGCGCCGGCACGCTGGCGATGGCGCTCTTTCGCGCAAATTCAAATGGCTGATCATGGGATTTGCCGTGGTGTTCCGCCTTTGCCTGCTACCACAAACGCCGTGGCTGTCAAATGACATTTATCGCTACGTGTGGGATGGCCGGCTGGTGACGCACGGGCTGAATCCCTATTCCCTGCCACCCGCGGCACCGGAGCTGGCGGGCTTGCGCGACGCAGCGGTGTACGGTCGCATGAGTCACACCGGAGTAAACACCGTCTATCCACCGCTGCTGCAGTATCTCTTCGCCGCCGGGGTGGCGCTGGCCGAGGCCTTGGATTTCAATCCCGTGCTCAGCTTGAAGGCCATCCTGCTTTTATTTGATCTCGTGCTCATTGGCATGTTGCTGCACATGCTGCCGAATTTTGGCCCGGCCGCCGGCATGGTTTTGCTTTATGCTTGGCATCCCCTGCCGGTCATCGAAATCGCCGGCAGCGGTCACAGCGACGTGGTGGGTGTGCTGTGCCTTGTCATGGCAATGCATGCGAGCCGGCAGAATCATCATGCCAGAGCCGGCTTGTTTCTGGCCCTGGCATTTCTGGTGAAATTTCTCGCACTTTTATTGCTGCCCTTCTGGCTGATGATGGCGTGGCGCAGCGCCGGGCGGCGGGCCGCGGTCCGGTGCTTCACTGCTTTTGCCGCCACGATTCTGTTGGGCTACGCGCCTGTTGCAGGGGCCGGCTCACAGCTTCTTGCGGGATTGCTGGTCTACTCCGCGAAATGGCGCTTCAATGACAGCTTCTTTGCGATGCTCTTCAACGCCGTGCATGCGTTGCTGCCGGATCGCCTGGTTGTGCTGTTGATGGTGCCGCCGGATTGGGAGGTGACGCCCACAGTCTTGCAAACCCGGCGCATCGACCTGGCGCTGCATCTCGCCAAAGCCGGCGTGACTGTGCTGTTTCTGCTGATCTCCATGCGGGTCGGCCGGCACTTTTGGCAAACGCCAGCCGTGGGCATGACGGCTCACCTGCCGCAGCTCTCACTGGCGATTTTGGCATCGTTGCTTCTGCTCTCCCCGACTCTGCAGCCTTGGTATTTGTTGTGGCTTTTACCCCTGCTTTGCCTGAGCCACGAAGTCCGCAAAGCTGGCTCGCCTCCGATCTGGCAGCCGGCCCTGATCCCCGCCTTGGCTGGGAAGCCGGCACTCGGCGGCTTGTGGCTGTTGACGGCCACCGTTTTCCTGTCCTATTGGATTCTGCATGATTATTTGGTCAGCGGCTTGTGGCGCGAGGCGGCCTGGTGGAAATGGTTGGAATTTGGTCCACCATATGGTCTGCTGTTTTGGGGAATTGTGGCCCAGCGGCGCATGCCCAGCCTGCAAAGACAGAAAATGAAAATGCCACCGGCTGAAGCCGGAGGCATTTGATCATCAGGTTGATACGGAAGGGAGGATCAGCCCAAATATTTGCGCAGGGGTTCCAGACGGGAGCGGTGCCGCAGCCGGCGCAGGGCCTTTTCTTTGATCTGACGTACACGCTCACGCGTCAGCTTGAAGTGTTCGCCAATCTCCTCCAGGGTCAAAGGCCGGTCGCCATCCAAACCGAAGTAGAGCCGGATGATTTCGGCTTCGCGCGGCTTGAGGGTGGACAGGACTTTGTCGATTTCCACCTGCAGGGACTCCTGCATCAATCCTTCATCCGGCGGAGCATAGCGGTCGCTTTCGATGACATCGAGCAGACTGTTTCCCTCTTCTTCCTTGAAAGGCTCGTCGAGCGAAAGATGGCGTGCGGAAGTTTTCAACACGTCCGCCACCTCATAGGCAGTCAGTTCCATCTTTTCGGCGATCTCCTCCATGCTGGGCTCGCGGCCGAAGCGCTTCTCCAGCTCTTCCAGCGCGCGGCCGACCTTGTTGATGGCACCCACGCGGTTGAGGGGCAGACGCACGACCCGGCTTTGCTCGGCGAGCGCCTGCAGAATCGATTGGCGAATCCACCAGACTGCATAGGAGATGAATTTGAAGCCCCGGGTTTCATCGAAGCGCTGCGCGGCTTTGATCAGACCGAGGTTGCCTTCGCTGATCAGATCCTGCAGCGGCAATCCCTGGCCCTGATATTCCTTGGCAACGCTGATGACAAAGCGCAGGTTGGCTTTCACCAGTTTATCCAGGGCCTTGCCATTGCTCTTGCGGATCTGGCGCGCCAGTTCCACTTCCTCTTCGGGAGCCAGTGGGGAATATCCACCAATCTCTTCGAGATATTTCTCAATCGACTGTTTGGTCCGGCTTTCGGTTACTTTGCGTTTCTTGGCCATGTGTTCATCCGATTGCGATCATGTTGCCATGATCAAACCAATAGTGTGCATAGACTTATGAGACAGCTAATACACGCTCATGCGTGCAATTGCGGAAAGCAAGCATGCAGAAATCCTGCCAGGCATTAGCGCATCCGCAGTCGATTTGCTCTGCGAATGGCGTTTTCCCGACGCATGCGCCTGCGCTGGCTGGGTTTGAGATAGTAGGTTGACTTTCTGAAATCCCGCAACACACCCGCGCGATCACATTTGCGCTTGAACCGGACGATCGCGCGGTCAAGCGACTCTTTTGCGCCAACAGTAACTCGGACCATATTTGGTAACCCCTTTCGCTTTAACTCTCTTGGGTGTAGCGGGCGGAGCGTCAAGGTTAGAAATTTAGAGACCTTAACAACCCGCTGGCAATTCATCTTAACTGCCCGAGGAGAGATAAAGTTCCACCATTGTCTCAAACGATCCGGCGGTTAAGCTGTTGGAAGATTTTGAGTTCAATTACATTTTTGTCAGTGCTGTTCTCGCGGGTGACAATTCTCAGAATGCTGGCATGAAGACGTTGCATCTGGCCATTTTGTTTTGCCGCCAGCGAAAAACTTTCTTCATAATCCCAGCGCGATAAAAATTTTACCGACGTAACTTCGATGAATTCCAAAAGAATAGGCTTGTTTGTTCTTTTTTGAGAGCGCGGAATATACAGCAATAATCTCACATTGTCAAGCATGTGACAAATATTTATTGCCCCCGCAAACGGGTTGACAGCCCTCCTGCCTTGATGCGCCAGGTTCGGAACCGCGATAGCACGCCTCCGGCAGAAGTGATTGGTCCTCTGCTCATGCCGGCAGATAGATGATGAAATTGCTGCCCCGCCCCACTTCGCTCTCCACCCGAATGGTGCCGCCATGCTCCTCCACGATTTGCAAAGCCAAAGCCAAGCCTATCCCGGTGCCTCTTTTTTTGGTTGAAAAATAAAAATCAAAAATCCGGTTCAGATTTTCCCTGGGAATGCCTTTGCCGGTGTCACGAAACCAAACCACAGCATAAGGCCGGCGGGTGTCCTCAAGCGACCGGCGGTTCACCAGGTCGAGACCAATGATCAGCCGGCCGCCGCCGGGCATGGCTTGCACTGCATTGATGAAAATGTTGAGGAAGACCTGATGCATCCGGTTGGGGTCCAGTTGTACGCGCAAATTGCTGACGCGATAGTCACGCTCCACGCGCACGCCTCGTTGCAGCGCCGCCGGGGTTTCCATTTTGACCAGTTCATCGAGCAGATCGTTGAGGCATTGCTCGGATTTTTCGAGTTTGGGCGGCCGAGCGATCATCAGGAAATTGCTCACCAGATCATCGACCCGCCGGATTTCCGCAGCCAGGATTTGATGATAATGTTCGAGCTTTTGCGGATCGATTTCGGGTCTGTGAAACTCCCGCCGCATCAACTGCAGGTTGATCACCATGGCGTTAAGCGGATTGCGAATTTCATGCGACAGCACCGAAGAGAGCTTGTTGAGGGTCTCCAGCCGTTCGGCCCGCTTCAGGCGGTCTTGAAAGCGGCGCAAGCGCCGTGTCATCGCATTGAAATGCAACGCCAGAGTGCTGATCTCATCCCGGCCGAGGCGCCGAATTTGGTGTTTCAGGCCGCCCCGGGAGATTTCCGTGATGCCGTTGATCAGCTCATTCACCGGCTTGACGATTTGTCTGGTGTAGACGGCTGCGATAAGCGCCGCCACCAGGGCGCTGCCCGCCATCAGCAAAAAAATCTGCATCTCCATGACGCGTGAGGGGGCGAAGGCCTCGCGGGTGGGCTGTTGGATCACCGTGGCCCACCGCTGCCCGGCAATGGGGGCATAAGCTGCCAGCATCTCGACGCCGTGACGATCGACGTAGGTGTGACTGCCGCTTTTACCGGCGATGGCAGCCGCAACGATGGCAGCTTCCTCGAAGCGCTGGCGCTCCAGCACCTGCCGGCGGTCGGTGTGTGCGATGTACTGGCCGTCGGAACGAAAGATGAAGGCCTCGCTCCTGGGACCGACGCGATTGCTGTCCACCAGCGCCCAGATTTCCTTCAGGTCGACTTCGGCGAGCAGGCAGGCGCTGACCTCATCAAAGACCAGCACCGGCTCGGCGATGTCCATCAGCGGCAATTTTTCATCGGAGATGTACACCGGCGAGGTGTGGCTTTTGTTGTTGCGGATGGCGGTGAGCAGATCCGGATCGACCGAGTGACCCCGCGGCACGCCGAAGGCCGTCGAGCGGATCACCCGGCCGAGGGTATCGAGCAGCGAAATCTTTTTGAAGATGGGAAACTCGCGCACGATCTTGTTGATGATCAATTCCTGCCCCATGCGGTCGTTGCCGGAGAACGCCGGGCTTTGGGCATTGATGCGCAGAATGTCATGTGCGCGCCCGAGCGTGGCGCTGATCAGGGAGGAGGAGCGGCGGGCAAACTGCAGGTTGCGATCGAGAATGGTCTCGCGGATGGCCTGTTGCGCCGTATGAATGAGAATCTGGCCGGTGATCAACAGGGGAATGGTCACCAAAAAAATATGCGAAATCAGCAGGCGGGTGAAGAGCCGATGTCGAATGGGGATTGGGGGGACCTGCATGTCAACGACCCGTCACGTAAAGCGCGCGTTGCGGTTTCACCGGCGATGAATTCCTCGCCGGCCACAGCGAGGCGGGCGGTCAGCGCACCCGCCATTCAAAAAAAGGTTTGGGCCTGCCGTTGCCGTTGAGATAGTCGGCAAAACCCGCGGCGTTGATGATATGCCACACCAGCCAGGGATGAAACAGAAAGGTGGCGGGCTGATCTTCCGCCAAAATCAACTGCAGTCGCATGGTTGCCGTCCGAATGTCCTCCTGCCGCGTGAAGTTGCGCAGGAGCGTCTGGGTGTGCCAGTAAGGCTCGCTGCGGTAGCCCAGCCGGCCGCTGCCGGAACCATCGCCAAAAAACTCCAGCAGGCTCGCGGGCGAATCCGCGAAACGATGCTGCAGCAACACGGCATCAAAGCGGCCGCTTTGCACCGAATCATTCAGCGCCGCGGCACTGAGCGGTTCGGGAATGACGTCGATACCGATTTGATTCCAGTCGATTTTGATTTGGCGGGCGAGTTGCTCCTTCAGCTTCACACCCTCCTGGAAAAACAGGCGAAAACGCAGCGGCCGGTTGTTGCGGATGCGAATGTGTTCCCGGTTCATCCGGCCCCAGCCCGCGGCCTCCAGCAGTGCGATCGCGAGGCGGGGGTCATATTTCACTTCCCGTACCGCCGAGGTATAGTAGATGCTTTCCTTTTCGAAAGGCCCGCGCGCCAAATCCGCTTCGCCGGAGAGCACCTGGCGCAGAAACTTCTTGCGGTCAATGGCATGGCCGAGCGCACGGCGCACCGCCAAATCACGCAACAGCGGGTGCGCGTAATTGTAACAGATCAGATCAACGGTATTGCGGTCGGGCGGCAGCGGCACGATTTGATAGATGGAACCGGTGTTTTGGATCTCCTCGGCGGAAGCCTTGCTGGTGAGCACGGCGTAGTCGATGTTGCCCAGGATGATCTCCGAAACCAGGCTGCGCTCGCTGGTAAAAAAACGATATTCGACACCGGTGGGAGGCCGCGCACTGGGCACCTGCGAAAGCGGTGCGCTGAATGCCGAAGGCTTAAAGGTGAGGAAAAGATTGTTGGTCTTGCCGGCAACCATGGAAAAGGGGCTGGCATCACCGGTTTCCGCAACCAAAAAATCACCGGCGCGGGTGTGCAGCGCAAGCCGGCGCACGTCCTGCTCGCCAGTCAACAGCCCCACCACCACGGCTCGCGGGGCGAAGAAACCCGGCTGCGCCGTGGCCGGCATTCCCCCGGCACCGGCGAGCAGCCAGAGCAGAGACAAGCCACACACCAGGCGGCGGGCAAGGTATGTTTGGCGCAAGCACACCATCATTTTTTGGAAGACAGCAGCAGACCCAGGACAAATCACACTGGGCACGATGGCTCCGGCCCTTTCCGCTCCGGGGGTCATTCGTGGAGGTTTAGCGCTTGGGTGGGAGGATTTTTCTGCAAGTGTGGTAGCAATGCGATGCAACCAGATCCTGCCATGTGATGCAAACATCGCGGCAATCTGCGGCGTGAGGCTGTGCGCACGCCGGCACCACCGGCGACGGTGCCCGGCAGCCCGCGACCGTCTTCCGGCATGTCACCCGTGGCCCGTGCGGCGCATGCCCGGCGTGTCAGGGAAGAAGACGATCGACCGCCACCTTACTTCCGGTTCTGCAGCACGCGCCGAAAAGCGTCGATTACCCGTGTGATGTCGGCGGCGGTGATCTGCAGGTGTGTCACTGCCCGCAGACGGCGTTTGCCCGCGGGTGAAAGCCAAACTCCTTCGTGTTTCAGGGCCTCGCTGAGCGTCGCAGCCTCGTGCGCCGGATCGCTGATGTCGATCATGACGATGTTGGTTTGCACCCGCGTCAAATCCACCCGCACTTCCGGCATGTCCGCCAGCGCCCGTGCCAGTTGTGCGGCATGTGCGTGGTCCTCCGCCAGACGATCACGATTGTGCTCGAGCGCGAACAACGCCGCCGCCGCCAGAATTCCCGCCTGCCGCATGCCGCCGCCAAATCTTTTGCGGCAACGCCGCGCGGCTGCAATAAACTCCTGAGTGCCGGCCAATGCCGAACCCACCGGCGCGCCCAATCCCTTGGAGAAACAAACCGAAACTGAATCACACAATCCGGCATACCGGCTGGGGGCCAAACCGCTGGCGGCACACGCATTCCACAGCCGCGCACCATCCAGGTGCGTGCGCAGGGAGTTGCGCGCGGCCAGCTCGCGAATCTTCTCCATTTCCGCCAAAGGCCAGATCGTACCGCCCGCGAGGTTATGGGTGTTTTCCAGCACCACCAGCCGCGTGCGGGGAAAATAGTAAACCGGCGGCCGGATTGCGGCTTCGATCTGCGCGGCGGTGATCACTCCCGCATCACCGGCGAGGGGGCGCGCCGACACGCCGCTCAACGCCGCGGCGCCACCCAGCTCATAATCGAGAATGTGCGACTGTGCCTCGCAGATCAACTCATCGCCAGGTTGGGTGTGGCAGTGAATGGCGATCTGATTGGCCATGGTTCCGCTCGGCACGAACAGGGCGGCCTCCTTGCCGAGCAGTTGCGCGACATATTCCTGCAGGCGATTGACCGTGGGATCTTCGCCATAAACATCATCTCCCACCTCGGCCTCGGCCATTGCACGGCGCATCGCCGGCGTCGGTTGCGTTACTGTGTCGCTGCGCAGATCCACCACGGACATGGGCCCTTGCAATTTTGTTCGCCCGTCCCTCACACACACGATTCACCACTGCTGTCCCGTCCTTCCCCCGGAAGGCAAGTGGTGCAGCAGCGCATATTCAGACCGCTCACTTTATCGGTTTTCGTTCAAACTTGCAAGGGAAATCTCCCCGGGCGGCGCGTGCCGGCAGCGTCCGGCGGGAGCTGCCACTTGTTTCTCAGACTAATTTGACTATATTACAGCGCTTCTATTTGCTGTCATCCCGCTTGCCCGTTTCATCGGGATGCCGGCAAGGCAGAACCAACTGCGGGAGGGACGGGATTGCACAGGCCGCTTCCCACATGCACAAAAGGCGGCCGACCGTACTTTGCGCATTTATCAAGCCGGAGCGAGGATGTGCAGCTTGCCACAGTGATGCGCTTTGTCAAACTCGAGCATACATTGTTTTCCCTGCCGTTGATTTTCAGCGGGGCGATACTGGCGGCGAACGGTCTGATTTCGGGGCGACTGGCATTGCTGATGTTGCTCGCTGCGGTCGGGGCGCGCACCGTTGCCCTGGCGCTGAATCGCATCATCGACCACAAAATCGACAAACTCAATGCCCGCACGGCCGGGCGTGAGCTGCCGTCCGGTCGCATGACGCTGGCGCAGGCTGTGGCAGTAATGCTCAGCGGGCTGGTCCTGTATTTCGTGAGCGCGGGCTTGATCGGCCGCTTTTGCCTGCAGTGGTCGCCGCTGCCGCTCGCCATTTTTCTTTTTTATCCCTACATGAAACGGTTTACCCCCCTGGCCCACTTCGGGGTGGGTCTGGGGCTGGCAATGGCGCCGTTGGCAGGCTGGGTGGCGGTCACCCAATCACTGCACAATCTCTTTCCCGGGTTGTTGTTCGCGCTGTTTGCGCTGCTGTGGGTGGCAGGCTTCGACATCATCTATGCCACGCTGGACGAGGAATTCGACCGCCGGGCACGCCTGCATTCGCTGCCGGCGGCACTGGGCCGCACGCGCGCCCTGCGCGTCTCGGCTCTGCTGCATGCGATGGCGTTCGTGGTTTTACTCCTGATTTTTGCGCTCTATCTTCGCTCCTGGCCGGCGTTTCCCTTTCTGGCCGCTGCCGGCTTCCTGCTTTATCTCGAGCAGGCCAAAGCCAGTGATGTGGAGCTGGCCTTTTTCAAAATCAACGCCGTGCTGGGCTTCGTGATCCTGGTGATGGTTCTCGTAGGAGTTCATTTTCCGTGAGAATTGCCATAGGCGTGACCGGCTCCTCCGGCGCCGTTTATGCCGTCGAATTCATCAAAGCCTGCCCGGGCGACAAGTATCTGATCGCCAGCAAGTGGGGCAAAGTCGTGCTGCAGGATGAAATGGGAGTGACCGAGCGCGATCTGCAGCCGCATGTCAAAAGGATTTTCTCGAATGATGACTTGCACGCGCCGCTGGCCAGTGGCTCCAATGCCCTGGACGCCTTCGTCATCATTCCGTGCACCACCTCCACGCTCGGCAAAATCGCCTCCGGCATCGGCGATTCGCTGATCACACGTACCGCACAGGTTGCACTCAAAGAACGTTTTCGCATGGTTTTGTGTGTGCGGGAGACGCCCCTGTCCTCGCTGGCCCTCGAACAGTGTCT comes from the candidate division KSB1 bacterium genome and includes:
- a CDS encoding glycosyltransferase family 4 protein → MRIGIDATCLPPSLAGAGRYVLGLIRGLASLERDHEYYIFVKKKDAPRFTNLPANMHRVELPNYPRPLRLVWQHFCASSSARRHKLDIWHGTHYALPRPQPGVRLVSTFHDLGVFLHPEFYPAGKRLYFQAAITQAARRADHILAVSKATARDYRRFTHRLSLPDRHGVVTVIASGVHEEFFVPVPEEHKQSMRQKYAGGAPYLLFVGTCEKRKNLGMLIEAFRRFALNGRRDHVLLLAGQPGNGSRALEQALAAYCLHGRVRLLGYVPEMDLPALYQAAALVVLPSHYEGFGFPLLEAMAGGAVALAANNSALRELAGHRAMLCDNDAGAWAARMAELVDNQELRRELCHHGRRHARRFTWRKTAEQMVAFYESLSKENSVRMFPPAKGTAIPACRNGMAAFAMTPERMRVVAEAALRTLAYADLFDYPLARAEIHEGLPGVRATPVEVAAALQFLHQHGLIAESCGFFFLADRRHLPELRAERRELSRHLLQRHRRILARISKFPFVRTVALSGALAFENGRADDDIDLFLIVDSRRLWTVYAGLVLFTKLLGKRRIICLNCLVGHRHLAWPERDFFIAHQIVHLLPLSGTAMLRRFMAANAWCRTFLPQAGGRRRLAHPLATAAASAPPARLQRLMEAVLALAPFDQLERLVFMFYRRRIQRRTQNLPAGAVTAQAGCILLFTNDHRFRLRTKLEARLQPGLARLQAAWEERKETHACP
- a CDS encoding isoprenylcysteine carboxyl methyltransferase; translated protein: MSGPQTFLLAVLAVLVVQRLLELWHARRNEQWLRQHGAVELGADHYGFIVALHTAFLPGLAVEGFLRGPQLHPYWPVILALLLTAQALRYWCLATLGRFWNTKILVIPAAPLIKRGPYRWCKHPNYGVVIAEIFFIPLLFQAWWTLITASLINLALLRVRIAVENKALACALQDDGNAAGAVVSKG
- a CDS encoding type III polyketide synthase; this encodes MPLLVGIETIVPPFVYRQEVAGDFARQLFGGSVLNVARLLPIFKHAEIEQRHFCMPAEWYGQDHRFSEKNRLYTEQAVALATEAVRRLCAQHRLAPEEIDHVFFVSSTGIATPSIDAHLVNTLPLRSSVRRSPLWGLGCAGGVAGLSRAADWLKAYPDRRAVVIALELCSLTFIRRDLSKSNFVATSLFADGAAAALLLGDACPHDQTPAIQILASNAITWRNSLEVMGWEMHDDGLKVLFSRDIPTIVRESARPAIEQFLAAQGMAVKDISAFLSHPGGAKVIAAYAEALEIPPHKTKYMRQVLRDYGNMSSATVLFVWHEYLQSSDYKSGSHILATTLGPGFSTEMILGRCL
- a CDS encoding RNA polymerase sigma factor RpoD/SigA; this encodes MAKKRKVTESRTKQSIEKYLEEIGGYSPLAPEEEVELARQIRKSNGKALDKLVKANLRFVISVAKEYQGQGLPLQDLISEGNLGLIKAAQRFDETRGFKFISYAVWWIRQSILQALAEQSRVVRLPLNRVGAINKVGRALEELEKRFGREPSMEEIAEKMELTAYEVADVLKTSARHLSLDEPFKEEEGNSLLDVIESDRYAPPDEGLMQESLQVEIDKVLSTLKPREAEIIRLYFGLDGDRPLTLEEIGEHFKLTRERVRQIKEKALRRLRHRSRLEPLRKYLG
- the rpsU gene encoding 30S ribosomal protein S21, whose amino-acid sequence is MVRVTVGAKESLDRAIVRFKRKCDRAGVLRDFRKSTYYLKPSQRRRMRRENAIRRANRLRMR
- a CDS encoding ATP-binding protein, which gives rise to MQVPPIPIRHRLFTRLLISHIFLVTIPLLITGQILIHTAQQAIRETILDRNLQFARRSSSLISATLGRAHDILRINAQSPAFSGNDRMGQELIINKIVREFPIFKKISLLDTLGRVIRSTAFGVPRGHSVDPDLLTAIRNNKSHTSPVYISDEKLPLMDIAEPVLVFDEVSACLLAEVDLKEIWALVDSNRVGPRSEAFIFRSDGQYIAHTDRRQVLERQRFEEAAIVAAAIAGKSGSHTYVDRHGVEMLAAYAPIAGQRWATVIQQPTREAFAPSRVMEMQIFLLMAGSALVAALIAAVYTRQIVKPVNELINGITEISRGGLKHQIRRLGRDEISTLALHFNAMTRRLRRFQDRLKRAERLETLNKLSSVLSHEIRNPLNAMVINLQLMRREFHRPEIDPQKLEHYHQILAAEIRRVDDLVSNFLMIARPPKLEKSEQCLNDLLDELVKMETPAALQRGVRVERDYRVSNLRVQLDPNRMHQVFLNIFINAVQAMPGGGRLIIGLDLVNRRSLEDTRRPYAVVWFRDTGKGIPRENLNRIFDFYFSTKKRGTGIGLALALQIVEEHGGTIRVESEVGRGSNFIIYLPA